The following are encoded in a window of Chryseobacterium sp. genomic DNA:
- a CDS encoding translocation/assembly module TamB domain-containing protein yields the protein MANIENNKNSNEQHSNTIPEKIGEKVEQVKEVVSDVVQDPVGSAGAIVEQAAKDVTNVRWWVKLMLIIFWFSLSLFVIALVAVNLPVTKRWAANQALQILNQDFKAEMSTRDVHVDYFGDVTIRGLTIKDYKGLEFIKVREFRANSNWIALATNAISGSSNSLSFDALTLTEADIKVITYEGDSISNFIRYIGNFDSGKKADPTKPPFLLNSRVELVNSRVSIINRNSSGDKGRWLVAQNLNLRAPSVRVNGGDVFAQVNNLSFNTSRWGKKHTVDTFSADISLTKDFLSLRDLTLLTDHTLLQGDVKFNLNNGSWSDFTNRVRWEMVMKQGSQISGYDISYFVTQWDNYKPVNISGSMAGPLNNFYLSNFVLGNRDVSVRTGTMKLSNLLNGKFVIETNDLSTDFTYKGLKAMLPTFVSEKMKNFADDFGRLRYRGGVRVMPEQIYVPRGNLITGIGRANIRNFYLTDYSTVMPKYRGYAEVFDLNTSIITKSKQVGLITGKFNVDGQSFDVNTMRIRTQSQIASIEILDKVINNVTLDGLLDRRTYNGIVKVNDDQARGAVKGLIDFRTSRILADVNADIGYLNLNYFTGASGSQVMSGQVNGKIAMTSLNDMNLDAELTNLNFATSTQKFNIPNAKVQAFFEDGNRVVAVDAPGAVSGRIAGRYNLGDLPAMIENGLNKILVGPPPRRMFRGQNFNMEFNIRQNLVNYFMPDLRIPRGAFVNGSYNGDANNLVLNLDASELMYYTTKKQEITDADRALAAVNPEYRITQSDLVKRDSAMVNNLVVRINTANLDEQIFAKVDRAQYGNNVLKEVSITGRNENNRLLHIAANFQHGNPQEEVNGELKNYSINLNQSTNTQGDYVVRFDPTSVNFNNVTWSIDTSPQLNHSITYRKATKDFLIENLRIFSDSSELLVKTATFKSAKDFHAEAEVKNMQIAKILEMQAGGNSLDMQGLANGSINITMNRNNLEPLVDLRIDNITMDGEDLGNIVINAKNSATANVFDIEAQVISAGIIGDNNLLVTGTIDNNTPSPTLDIKADMKDFDLKFANQFVKGVFSNMRGYANGVLSVNGTLKDLDYSGDIAMSKFGLKLDFTGVDYSFEDTVIPLSRGRAILNNIGVRDGRNNSSGTISGAIYFETLASMAVELIMRADNLMMLNTTQSDYDLFWGRIYGQGDLYVSGPVKSLSIQTPNMRALNNSVFTFNSNSTSNVEEFKMLRFLKEDDKGVITLEDKKRSGANMNIDFNLAVDKGTTVNVLVGDDIGNISVRGTSDELRFVMARTGNIEMNGSYIVENGTFTSKAVLNRTFQIVQGSSIRWDGDALTPALDITANYMRTVSNTGDYLGVALQPVNVLLQTRITQTLNNPKIELGVSAVDVSSQIRETLASKMNQEDEKVIQFGSVLLLNRFNTTATGLDVGNIAENTGYNLLFRQLGSVLNTISNEFQIDLNYVRGDEASNTGDRANAGVSFDLSPRVKVKTGLGIPLSRGPEGTDTDLLSGEGTVEIDVSKKNDGTLVLRGYSKPMNIGMGSGGSNGAANQTYGGGVVWSKSFNTIFKRRQKDKIPSSQNPSNSKESKTKDSIAL from the coding sequence ATGGCAAATATAGAGAATAATAAAAACAGTAACGAGCAGCATTCAAATACTATTCCCGAAAAGATCGGTGAAAAAGTGGAGCAGGTAAAGGAGGTGGTCTCCGATGTAGTGCAGGATCCCGTAGGTTCAGCCGGGGCTATTGTAGAGCAGGCCGCAAAGGATGTAACCAACGTTCGCTGGTGGGTGAAGCTGATGCTCATTATTTTCTGGTTCAGTCTCTCGCTGTTCGTAATTGCACTGGTAGCAGTAAATTTACCTGTAACAAAGCGCTGGGCTGCCAATCAGGCGCTGCAGATCCTAAACCAGGATTTTAAGGCAGAGATGTCCACACGAGATGTCCATGTAGATTACTTTGGCGATGTTACCATTCGCGGCCTCACCATAAAAGACTATAAAGGACTTGAATTTATAAAAGTTCGTGAATTCCGTGCCAACTCAAACTGGATTGCCTTGGCCACCAATGCCATTAGCGGCAGCAGTAACTCGCTAAGTTTTGATGCTTTGACATTGACTGAGGCCGATATTAAAGTAATCACCTATGAAGGCGACAGCATTTCAAACTTCATCAGATATATCGGAAATTTTGATTCAGGAAAGAAAGCGGATCCCACCAAGCCCCCTTTTCTACTCAACTCCCGGGTAGAACTTGTGAACTCCAGGGTTTCCATTATCAACAGGAACAGCAGTGGAGATAAGGGCCGGTGGTTGGTAGCCCAAAATCTAAACCTGCGCGCACCAAGTGTGCGTGTAAATGGTGGCGATGTTTTCGCTCAGGTTAATAACCTTAGCTTCAATACGAGCCGCTGGGGCAAGAAACATACTGTGGATACATTTTCAGCAGATATTTCACTTACGAAAGATTTTCTTTCACTTCGGGATCTTACTCTGCTCACAGACCACACCCTGCTGCAGGGTGATGTAAAATTCAACCTCAATAATGGGTCGTGGTCAGATTTTACCAACCGGGTACGTTGGGAAATGGTAATGAAACAGGGTAGTCAGATCAGCGGCTATGATATCAGTTATTTTGTAACGCAGTGGGACAATTACAAGCCGGTAAACATATCCGGATCGATGGCCGGACCTCTTAACAACTTCTATCTCAGTAACTTTGTTCTGGGCAACCGCGATGTGAGTGTGCGTACGGGCACCATGAAACTCAGTAATTTACTGAACGGCAAGTTTGTAATTGAGACCAATGATCTGTCAACCGATTTTACCTATAAGGGTCTGAAAGCCATGTTACCCACATTTGTTTCTGAAAAGATGAAGAATTTTGCCGATGATTTCGGCCGGCTCAGATACCGGGGTGGCGTAAGGGTGATGCCCGAGCAGATTTATGTACCCAGAGGCAATCTCATCACCGGCATCGGCAGGGCAAATATCCGGAATTTCTACCTGACTGATTACAGCACGGTTATGCCCAAATACCGCGGATATGCCGAGGTTTTTGATCTTAACACTTCCATAATCACCAAAAGTAAGCAGGTTGGACTCATTACAGGTAAATTTAATGTGGACGGGCAGAGTTTTGATGTAAATACCATGCGCATCCGTACGCAGTCCCAGATTGCCAGCATTGAAATATTGGATAAAGTAATTAATAATGTCACCCTGGATGGTTTGCTGGACCGCAGAACCTATAATGGAATTGTAAAGGTGAATGATGATCAGGCGCGGGGCGCAGTGAAGGGTCTTATTGATTTCCGGACCTCCCGGATCCTTGCCGATGTAAATGCAGATATTGGCTATCTGAACCTGAATTATTTTACCGGGGCTTCCGGCAGCCAGGTTATGAGTGGCCAGGTAAACGGTAAGATAGCAATGACCAGTCTGAACGATATGAACCTGGACGCAGAGCTTACCAATCTGAATTTCGCTACATCCACTCAAAAATTTAATATACCAAATGCAAAAGTACAGGCCTTTTTTGAGGACGGCAACCGCGTTGTAGCAGTAGATGCACCGGGCGCTGTAAGCGGCAGGATTGCGGGCCGTTATAATCTGGGCGATCTACCCGCGATGATAGAAAACGGCCTCAATAAAATCCTGGTGGGTCCGCCGCCGCGCCGGATGTTCCGTGGGCAGAATTTTAATATGGAATTCAATATTCGCCAGAATTTGGTGAATTATTTTATGCCGGACCTGCGGATCCCGCGCGGAGCTTTTGTGAACGGCTCCTATAATGGGGATGCCAACAACCTGGTCCTGAATCTGGATGCGTCCGAACTGATGTATTATACGACGAAAAAGCAGGAAATCACCGATGCGGACCGTGCGCTTGCGGCAGTAAACCCTGAATACCGGATCACACAAAGCGACCTCGTAAAAAGGGACAGTGCCATGGTAAACAACTTGGTGGTTCGCATCAACACTGCCAATCTTGATGAACAGATATTCGCAAAGGTGGACCGGGCGCAGTATGGTAATAATGTTCTAAAAGAGGTAAGCATAACGGGCCGAAACGAAAACAACCGGTTGCTTCATATTGCCGCCAATTTTCAACACGGAAATCCGCAGGAGGAAGTTAACGGAGAACTCAAGAATTATAGCATTAACTTAAACCAGTCTACAAACACTCAGGGTGACTATGTAGTAAGGTTTGACCCTACTTCGGTTAATTTCAATAATGTTACATGGAGTATTGATACCAGTCCGCAACTGAATCATTCCATTACTTACCGCAAGGCAACCAAAGATTTCCTGATAGAGAATCTGCGTATTTTCTCGGACAGCAGCGAGTTACTTGTTAAAACTGCTACGTTCAAATCTGCTAAGGATTTCCATGCCGAGGCTGAAGTTAAGAATATGCAGATTGCCAAAATCCTGGAAATGCAGGCTGGTGGAAATTCTCTGGATATGCAGGGACTTGCAAACGGAAGCATCAACATTACAATGAATCGGAATAACCTGGAACCACTCGTGGATTTGAGGATTGATAACATTACAATGGATGGCGAGGATCTTGGTAATATTGTTATCAATGCTAAGAATTCAGCTACTGCAAATGTGTTCGACATAGAAGCTCAGGTAATTTCCGCCGGAATCATCGGCGATAACAATTTGCTGGTAACCGGCACCATTGACAATAACACGCCTTCACCTACCCTGGACATCAAGGCTGATATGAAGGACTTCGATCTTAAATTTGCCAATCAGTTCGTTAAAGGGGTTTTCAGTAATATGCGTGGATATGCCAATGGGGTGCTGTCTGTGAACGGTACGCTGAAGGATCTGGATTACAGTGGTGACATCGCAATGAGTAAATTCGGGCTTAAACTTGATTTTACAGGTGTCGATTATTCTTTTGAGGACACCGTAATTCCATTGTCACGGGGCCGCGCGATACTTAATAATATTGGAGTCCGGGACGGTCGTAACAATTCCAGCGGTACAATTTCCGGGGCGATTTATTTTGAAACCCTGGCTTCTATGGCGGTCGAGCTCATTATGAGGGCAGATAATCTAATGATGCTTAATACCACGCAAAGCGATTATGATCTGTTCTGGGGTAGGATATACGGTCAAGGAGATCTCTATGTTTCCGGTCCGGTGAAATCGCTGAGTATACAAACGCCTAATATGAGGGCCCTCAACAACAGTGTGTTTACTTTTAACTCCAATTCCACCTCCAATGTTGAAGAATTTAAGATGCTGCGGTTTCTCAAGGAGGATGACAAAGGAGTCATTACCCTGGAGGATAAAAAACGGTCAGGTGCCAATATGAATATTGACTTCAATCTGGCTGTGGACAAAGGAACTACCGTGAATGTACTCGTAGGAGATGATATAGGAAATATCTCGGTGCGCGGAACATCCGACGAACTGCGGTTTGTGATGGCCCGGACCGGAAACATTGAAATGAACGGTTCTTATATCGTTGAAAACGGAACCTTCACCTCCAAAGCCGTCCTAAACCGTACCTTCCAGATTGTTCAGGGCAGCAGCATCCGCTGGGATGGCGATGCCTTAACACCTGCACTCGACATCACTGCCAACTATATGCGTACTGTTTCCAACACCGGCGATTATCTGGGAGTTGCTCTGCAGCCTGTGAATGTTCTGCTTCAAACCAGGATTACGCAGACACTGAATAATCCTAAAATTGAACTGGGTGTGTCGGCTGTTGATGTTTCCAGCCAGATTCGGGAAACACTGGCATCGAAAATGAATCAGGAGGATGAAAAGGTGATACAGTTTGGTTCTGTATTATTGCTTAACCGATTTAATACAACCGCAACCGGACTGGATGTGGGTAATATTGCCGAAAATACAGGATATAACCTGCTTTTCAGACAGCTCGGATCTGTACTGAACACCATCAGC